The following proteins are encoded in a genomic region of Reichenbachiella sp.:
- the porV gene encoding type IX secretion system outer membrane channel protein PorV, translated as MTTTTIKRIFITAFLSLPSLVVFGQINLDDLAGQEGSRVITTAVPFVSFAPDSRASGMGDAGVATSPDANSVHWNNGKLAFIDKDYGVSLSYAPWLKNIVGDMSLSYLSGYYKLDRIQTIGVSMRYFDLGEIQLTDNSGNALGVENPREMAFDATYSRKLTEKIGIGVTARYIWSNLIGSVTGAAKPGKSFAVDLGFYYTNPIVISGKDSEISFGAAITNIGQKVTYSNESEADFIPINLRVGTALKVGLDAYNSLTFALDLNKLMVPTPPIYAVDPDTGEPVVDNNGDQVIFKGKDPNRNLLAGMFGSFSDAPNGFSEEMQEIMIATGVEYWYKELFAARLGYFYENQNKGGRQYLTLGLGFRYQKFGIDFSYLVPGDNNHPLAETVRFSLLFNFEKAEVQDTTVN; from the coding sequence ATGACAACGACAACAATTAAAAGGATTTTTATAACCGCCTTCCTTTCACTACCTAGCCTAGTTGTGTTTGGACAAATAAATTTGGATGATTTAGCCGGACAGGAGGGATCACGAGTGATTACCACTGCAGTACCATTTGTCAGTTTTGCCCCAGACTCAAGGGCATCCGGCATGGGAGATGCAGGAGTAGCGACCTCACCGGATGCCAATAGTGTGCATTGGAACAATGGAAAATTGGCATTTATTGATAAGGACTATGGTGTCTCGCTCTCATATGCGCCTTGGCTGAAAAATATAGTGGGAGATATGTCTCTCTCTTACCTCTCTGGATACTACAAATTGGATCGAATTCAAACCATAGGAGTTTCTATGAGATACTTTGATCTGGGAGAGATTCAATTGACCGATAATTCAGGAAATGCTTTGGGTGTTGAAAACCCAAGAGAAATGGCTTTTGATGCCACTTACTCAAGAAAGCTAACAGAAAAGATCGGTATCGGAGTGACTGCCAGATATATCTGGTCGAACCTCATCGGGAGTGTGACAGGAGCTGCTAAACCAGGAAAGAGTTTCGCTGTGGATTTGGGCTTTTATTATACCAACCCTATTGTAATCAGTGGTAAGGACTCAGAGATTTCATTTGGAGCTGCTATTACCAATATTGGACAAAAAGTAACTTATAGCAATGAAAGTGAGGCTGATTTTATTCCAATTAACCTGAGGGTTGGTACGGCCTTGAAAGTAGGCTTGGATGCTTATAACTCACTGACCTTTGCTTTGGATTTGAACAAATTGATGGTTCCAACTCCTCCCATCTATGCAGTAGACCCGGATACGGGAGAGCCGGTAGTAGACAACAACGGTGATCAGGTAATTTTCAAAGGGAAAGACCCAAATAGAAATCTATTGGCAGGTATGTTCGGATCATTTAGCGATGCGCCAAATGGTTTTTCTGAGGAAATGCAGGAGATTATGATTGCTACAGGTGTAGAATACTGGTACAAAGAACTATTCGCAGCTCGTCTCGGCTACTTTTACGAAAATCAAAACAAAGGAGGCAGACAATACCTCACTTTGGGTCTCGGGTTCAGATACCAGAAATTTGGAATTGACTTTTCCTACTTAGTACCAGGGGACAACAATCACCCGCTGGCAGAAACGGTAAGATTCTCTTTACTTTTCAATTTTGAAAAGGCGGAAGTACAAGATACTACAGTCAATTAA
- a CDS encoding pitrilysin family protein: MLDRTIAPPAGEIVFGGLPKVNRQTFDSGVSLFWLSAGDQPVVKVELVFESGIWFETQKATSWLTAKMLAEGTSKKTARQITEGFEQLGAFLEINPGFDDVSIAVYGLQRNFDQVIALLNEIIIESIFPEREFEILKSNRKDQITLNDNKSNLFASKKLREAIYGAQFSYGQGLGVDDIDRIQLTDIKQYYSDRLFHNPKIYLSGQVSDRLVSLVEKNIVFPKSNEPVKKVIDFESSTRDIYVEREGSMQSSIRMAWLIPDRNDENYFDYQITNSLLGGYFGSRLMKNIREDKGYTYGIHAYPVHLKHSSFGMIAGDVVAAHTKDTFAEIKAEIDKLLNEPIPGEEIETLTNYLAGSFLSSLGTPFQLMGKFKKIEEAGLDISYYDRYFEALRGVNEDSIKKATEKYFNASKAYTAIVGLNQ, translated from the coding sequence ATGCTAGATAGAACCATTGCCCCACCGGCAGGAGAAATTGTATTCGGTGGGCTACCAAAAGTTAATCGACAAACATTTGATTCAGGAGTTTCTCTGTTTTGGCTTAGTGCTGGTGATCAGCCTGTTGTTAAAGTTGAGCTTGTATTCGAATCTGGGATTTGGTTCGAAACTCAGAAAGCTACCTCCTGGCTCACAGCCAAAATGTTAGCTGAAGGAACGAGCAAAAAAACGGCACGCCAAATCACTGAGGGGTTTGAACAACTTGGTGCTTTTTTAGAAATCAATCCAGGCTTTGATGATGTATCTATCGCTGTCTACGGTTTGCAAAGAAATTTTGATCAAGTCATTGCCTTGCTCAATGAGATCATCATTGAGTCCATTTTTCCAGAGCGTGAGTTTGAAATACTAAAATCAAACCGAAAAGATCAGATTACTCTAAATGACAACAAGAGCAATTTGTTTGCTTCCAAAAAACTACGAGAAGCCATCTATGGTGCACAATTTAGCTATGGGCAGGGACTTGGAGTGGATGACATTGATAGAATACAGCTCACTGACATAAAACAATATTATTCAGACCGACTATTTCACAACCCTAAAATTTATCTCTCTGGCCAAGTCAGTGATCGTTTGGTGAGTTTGGTTGAAAAAAACATTGTATTTCCTAAGTCCAATGAGCCAGTAAAAAAAGTGATTGATTTTGAATCATCCACTCGAGATATATATGTAGAACGAGAGGGTAGCATGCAATCGTCTATCAGGATGGCATGGTTGATTCCTGATCGGAATGACGAGAATTACTTTGATTATCAAATCACAAATAGTTTATTAGGAGGGTACTTTGGATCGAGGCTGATGAAAAATATACGGGAGGACAAGGGATATACCTATGGCATTCATGCCTATCCTGTCCATCTCAAGCACAGCTCTTTTGGGATGATTGCTGGAGATGTAGTAGCCGCGCATACTAAAGACACTTTCGCTGAAATTAAGGCAGAGATCGACAAATTGTTGAATGAACCGATTCCTGGAGAAGAGATTGAAACACTAACCAATTATTTGGCAGGCTCTTTTTTATCATCACTAGGCACACCCTTTCAGCTGATGGGTAAATTCAAAAAAATTGAAGAAGCCGGCTTAGATATATCCTATTATGATCGGTATTTTGAAGCCCTAAGGGGTGTGAATGAGGATTCAATCAAAAAGGCGACAGAGAAATATTTTAATGCCAGCAAGGCCTATACTGCGATCGTTGGTTTGAATCAGTAG
- a CDS encoding WG repeat-containing protein: MRIKQYPTYLITFLFIAFLQFQTEIVLSQSPIDIYKEGEKVGLKDENGEILIPAQYNQLGWSKGLNVPVNSVIGYKKEHWGLITIKNKVITSPRYYSLEAFHRNLIIASIKGKFSNELFFGVINFKGEVVVDFKYHSIKPLQDLLIVSERKRGKSYYGLLSQQGKKLLPTDFVRIAYFKDDLFVFTNEKKKNGIINKNGLIKIEASLDSIAPASDHYSLIIKAGKVGAIDSAGTILHKAEFKSIPSLNQTEEFKHFQIFDANHSLLKDFYCDSIFEISSDLMVVSRNGFSEILNRDFEMVYRGQSLKQLSAFRKNVIVKNGVYRIIKYNGEQVNKSGFDTLIFDANYIYASAGDGWNIINKFGSNISSLQFDSLLANSNNLIPVKRNDYWGYIDHSGKMAIPAKFDEAGLFIGNIARVNYLGSKRIINQFGEFIGEYEYDRVTIQKSNTALVTKRGRTDLINYRGKILFQTYNHLRPNPFGYSETTEEGKVGLVSPLGEIILHPEYDSISKPLSKRFAVVTQGNQVGLINSKGFWIIPLSEDIQEICHEGEGFISIKKNGQYGFVDFGQRLLIANRYEKTKPFTSDLAAVSLNDKWGFIDKKEKLVIQPTYDQVTSFKNGISLVRRDGKIGAIDHTGSVKIKIEFDSIHITTHDFLLGNKNGKLGLFNQFGDPLLQPSYTHIQPTMDGHFIVERRGLYGLIDSSGRYSIPLRYFSINEISNGRYICLKTGSEEVE; this comes from the coding sequence GTGAGAATAAAACAGTATCCCACCTATTTAATAACCTTCCTCTTCATCGCTTTCTTACAATTTCAAACAGAAATTGTGCTAAGCCAATCTCCCATTGACATTTATAAAGAGGGAGAAAAGGTTGGTTTAAAAGACGAAAATGGAGAAATTCTTATTCCAGCCCAATACAATCAGCTAGGTTGGAGTAAAGGATTAAATGTTCCCGTTAATTCAGTTATTGGATATAAGAAAGAACACTGGGGACTAATAACCATTAAGAATAAGGTTATCACTAGCCCAAGGTACTACTCACTCGAGGCCTTTCATAGAAATCTTATCATAGCTTCCATAAAAGGAAAGTTTTCAAATGAACTGTTCTTTGGTGTAATAAATTTCAAAGGAGAAGTGGTTGTGGATTTCAAATATCACTCGATCAAACCACTTCAAGATTTATTAATCGTATCGGAAAGGAAAAGAGGCAAATCCTACTATGGCCTTCTTTCTCAGCAAGGGAAAAAACTACTTCCTACAGACTTCGTCCGTATTGCCTATTTCAAAGACGACCTGTTCGTATTTACCAATGAAAAAAAGAAAAATGGTATAATTAACAAAAATGGTCTCATCAAGATAGAGGCTTCACTGGATAGTATAGCACCTGCTTCGGATCACTATTCATTGATTATAAAAGCTGGAAAAGTAGGAGCGATTGATTCAGCAGGAACGATTCTTCACAAAGCTGAATTTAAAAGTATTCCTTCGCTCAATCAAACAGAGGAGTTCAAACATTTTCAAATATTTGATGCTAATCACTCTTTGCTGAAAGACTTTTATTGCGACTCTATTTTTGAAATCTCTTCTGATCTAATGGTCGTAAGTCGCAACGGGTTTTCTGAGATTTTAAATAGAGACTTTGAAATGGTGTACCGTGGTCAATCTCTGAAACAGCTTTCCGCATTTCGAAAGAATGTGATTGTAAAAAATGGTGTCTATAGAATCATCAAATACAATGGCGAGCAGGTAAACAAAAGCGGTTTTGACACCTTGATCTTCGACGCCAATTATATATACGCCTCTGCTGGAGATGGATGGAACATCATCAACAAATTTGGATCGAATATATCCTCTTTACAATTTGATAGTCTCTTGGCCAACAGTAATAATTTGATTCCAGTAAAACGAAATGACTACTGGGGGTACATTGATCATTCGGGAAAAATGGCCATCCCAGCCAAATTTGATGAAGCAGGTCTTTTTATAGGAAATATTGCTCGTGTGAACTATCTAGGGTCCAAAAGAATCATTAACCAATTTGGAGAGTTCATTGGCGAATATGAATACGATCGTGTGACTATTCAAAAGTCAAATACCGCTTTGGTGACTAAACGCGGACGCACCGACCTCATCAATTACCGGGGGAAAATTCTTTTCCAGACCTACAACCACCTACGACCTAACCCTTTTGGTTATTCCGAAACGACTGAAGAAGGTAAGGTAGGGCTTGTTTCACCTTTAGGTGAAATCATCCTTCATCCCGAATATGACAGTATTTCCAAGCCGCTGAGTAAGCGGTTTGCCGTAGTCACTCAAGGTAATCAGGTCGGACTTATCAATTCCAAAGGCTTTTGGATTATCCCATTATCAGAAGACATTCAGGAAATATGTCATGAGGGTGAGGGATTCATTAGCATCAAAAAAAATGGGCAGTACGGGTTTGTTGATTTTGGACAGCGACTACTCATCGCCAATAGATACGAAAAAACTAAACCGTTCACTTCTGATTTGGCTGCGGTCTCTCTCAATGACAAATGGGGGTTTATTGACAAGAAAGAAAAGCTAGTCATTCAACCTACTTATGATCAGGTAACATCATTTAAAAATGGTATTTCTCTAGTCCGAAGGGATGGGAAAATTGGAGCTATAGATCATACCGGTAGTGTAAAAATCAAAATTGAATTTGATTCAATCCATATCACAACGCATGATTTTTTACTAGGTAATAAGAATGGAAAACTTGGACTCTTCAATCAGTTTGGAGACCCATTACTTCAACCATCTTATACCCATATTCAACCTACTATGGATGGTCATTTTATTGTTGAACGTCGAGGGTTGTACGGCTTGATTGACTCCTCTGGCCGGTACAGCATTCCATTAAGGTATTTCAGTATTAATGAAATATCCAATGGGCGATACATCTGTTTGAAAACAGGATCAGAAGAAGTGGAATAA
- the hemA gene encoding glutamyl-tRNA reductase, translated as MHNQFKAVSLSYKNTPVDVREMVAFDEAQSKQLLELIEDYADISEALIISTCNRTEVYYSSPSDQYETIIKLIGVAKGISNISEYKKYFSNLSEHRQAVQHLFNVSIGLEAQVVGDLQIINQIKSAYQLAADQNIVGPFLHRLLHTIFFTNKRVVQETAFRDGAASVSYATVELIDELTSAHEKPNILVLGLGEIGEDVVRNLEHIAEKEVVICNRSIEKANALATEFGFTVMPFENHQQALLDADVIISSVRVDQPLITKNTFEDHKILSHKYLFDLSMPRSIDQHIEEINGLLLYNIDGIQAKATEALDRRLAAIPDVKAIIGEAINEFGSWSKEMEVSPVINKLKNALEEIRQNEMARYLKKANDAETKLLETATKNMMNKIIKLPVLQLKAACQRGEADSLIEVLNDLFNLEEQSEKIKSKG; from the coding sequence ATGCACAATCAATTCAAGGCGGTCAGTTTATCTTATAAAAACACGCCAGTTGACGTACGGGAAATGGTAGCATTCGATGAAGCGCAAAGCAAGCAGCTTCTCGAATTGATAGAAGATTATGCGGATATATCTGAAGCACTGATTATCTCTACCTGTAATCGCACCGAAGTATATTATTCTTCTCCTTCGGATCAATATGAAACAATCATCAAATTGATCGGCGTAGCCAAAGGCATTTCCAACATTTCAGAATACAAAAAATATTTCTCCAATCTCAGTGAGCACAGACAAGCAGTGCAACACCTGTTTAATGTTTCGATAGGATTGGAGGCACAGGTCGTTGGTGATTTGCAAATTATCAACCAAATCAAATCAGCCTACCAGTTAGCTGCTGATCAAAATATTGTAGGACCTTTCCTACACCGATTACTTCATACCATTTTCTTCACCAACAAGCGCGTGGTACAGGAGACCGCTTTCAGAGATGGCGCCGCTTCTGTTTCTTACGCGACCGTTGAACTTATCGATGAATTGACTTCGGCACATGAAAAGCCAAACATTTTGGTGCTCGGCCTTGGTGAAATCGGAGAAGACGTGGTTCGAAACCTTGAACACATCGCAGAGAAAGAAGTAGTGATCTGCAACCGAAGCATCGAAAAGGCTAATGCCTTGGCAACCGAGTTCGGATTTACGGTTATGCCATTTGAAAATCACCAACAAGCTCTTTTAGATGCTGATGTGATTATCTCTTCGGTTCGAGTAGACCAACCATTGATAACTAAAAACACCTTTGAAGATCATAAGATCTTGAGTCATAAATATCTTTTTGATTTGTCTATGCCAAGAAGCATTGACCAGCACATTGAAGAGATTAATGGTCTGTTACTATACAACATTGATGGCATCCAGGCGAAAGCTACTGAAGCACTCGACAGAAGATTGGCTGCGATTCCTGATGTGAAGGCAATTATTGGCGAAGCGATTAATGAGTTTGGGAGCTGGTCTAAAGAAATGGAAGTTTCTCCAGTGATCAATAAACTCAAGAATGCTTTAGAAGAAATTCGTCAGAACGAAATGGCTCGTTACTTGAAAAAGGCCAATGACGCTGAAACCAAGTTACTTGAGACAGCCACTAAAAACATGATGAATAAAATCATCAAGCTGCCAGTGTTACAATTGAAAGCGGCATGTCAAAGAGGTGAAGCTGATTCATTGATAGAAGTACTCAACGACTTATTTAACCTGGAAGAACAGTCGGAAAAAATCAAATCCAAAGGGTGA
- the guaB gene encoding IMP dehydrogenase: protein MHFDSSKLVFEALTYDDVLLLPGYSEVLPRDTDTSTYLTKNIKLNIPLVSAAMDTVTESDLAIAMALEGGIGFIHKNMTIEQQAAQVRKVKRSQSGMILDPVTLHGDATVGDALAAMKEHKIGGIPVIDKDKTLVGIITNRDLRFQKNKKQLIQEIMTKDNLITAKDGIGLEGAEEILQEYKIEKLPIVNDAGKMTGLITYKDILKNKDKPNACKDEFGRLRVGAAVGVTPDIKDRIQKLIEAGVDVVSIDTAHGHSKGVIDTCKTIKKAYPDLDVIVGNIATAEAAVALADAGADAIKVGVGPGSICTTRIIAGVGMPQLSAVYEAAKAVEGRGIPIIADGGIRFSGDFVKAIVAGANCIMIGSLLGGTEEAPGEVIIYEGRKFKTYRGMGSVEAMEDGSKDRYFQDAEDDVKKLVPEGIVGRVPYKGMVAEVLYQLTGGLKAGMGYAGASTVEGLKKGKFVKITGAGMAESHPHDIQITREAPNYSR, encoded by the coding sequence ATGCATTTCGACAGTTCTAAATTGGTTTTTGAGGCGCTCACCTACGACGACGTGCTTCTACTCCCAGGTTATTCAGAAGTTTTACCAAGAGATACAGACACGAGTACTTATCTCACCAAAAACATCAAATTAAACATTCCTTTGGTCTCTGCGGCGATGGACACCGTTACAGAATCTGACTTGGCAATTGCCATGGCGTTGGAAGGTGGCATCGGCTTTATTCACAAGAATATGACCATAGAGCAGCAGGCTGCTCAGGTTCGTAAAGTCAAGAGATCTCAAAGTGGAATGATCCTCGATCCTGTTACACTACATGGCGATGCTACTGTTGGCGACGCCTTGGCAGCGATGAAGGAGCATAAGATTGGTGGCATTCCGGTGATAGACAAGGACAAGACATTAGTAGGTATCATCACGAACCGTGACTTGAGATTCCAAAAGAACAAAAAGCAGTTGATCCAGGAGATCATGACCAAGGACAATCTGATCACCGCCAAAGATGGTATCGGATTAGAGGGTGCTGAAGAAATTCTGCAAGAATACAAAATCGAAAAATTGCCAATCGTAAATGACGCTGGAAAGATGACTGGTCTCATTACCTACAAGGATATCCTAAAGAATAAGGACAAGCCTAATGCATGTAAGGATGAATTTGGCAGGCTGAGAGTAGGTGCAGCCGTAGGTGTGACACCAGATATCAAAGATAGAATCCAAAAATTAATCGAAGCAGGTGTAGATGTGGTGTCTATTGATACGGCTCATGGTCACTCAAAAGGGGTAATTGATACGTGCAAAACAATCAAAAAAGCTTACCCAGATTTAGATGTAATTGTAGGCAACATTGCGACTGCTGAAGCCGCGGTAGCCTTGGCAGATGCAGGAGCGGATGCGATCAAAGTAGGTGTAGGACCAGGTAGTATTTGTACGACTAGAATTATTGCGGGTGTAGGTATGCCACAGTTGTCGGCAGTGTACGAAGCAGCCAAAGCTGTGGAAGGCAGAGGGATTCCTATTATCGCAGATGGTGGGATTCGATTCTCCGGCGACTTTGTGAAGGCCATCGTAGCCGGAGCCAACTGTATCATGATTGGTTCGTTGCTGGGTGGTACTGAAGAAGCGCCAGGTGAGGTGATCATTTATGAAGGCAGAAAGTTCAAGACTTATAGAGGTATGGGATCTGTAGAAGCGATGGAAGACGGATCTAAAGATCGCTACTTCCAGGATGCTGAGGACGACGTGAAAAAATTAGTGCCAGAAGGTATCGTAGGTCGAGTGCCGTACAAAGGCATGGTGGCTGAAGTACTTTACCAACTAACAGGTGGATTGAAAGCGGGTATGGGCTATGCAGGTGCCTCTACGGTTGAAGGATTGAAGAAAGGTAAATTCGTAAAAATCACTGGTGCTGGAATGGCAGAGTCTCACCCTCACGATATCCAGATCACGAGAGAAGCGCCGAATTATAGTAGGTAA
- a CDS encoding type II toxin-antitoxin system RelE/ParE family toxin, producing MTVVFTFWAKSCLKSIHDYYLEVASQEKAVDIANQIIETTQSLNKFSKRGRLVEELQELGKDHRYILALHFKIIYRIEKDKIYTTDVFSTRQDPDSILKRNV from the coding sequence GTGACTGTTGTTTTCACATTTTGGGCAAAATCTTGCCTAAAATCAATCCACGATTATTACTTAGAAGTCGCTTCACAAGAGAAAGCCGTTGACATTGCAAATCAAATTATTGAAACGACCCAAAGTCTAAATAAATTTTCTAAAAGAGGAAGATTGGTTGAAGAGCTTCAGGAGTTAGGTAAAGATCATCGTTATATTTTAGCCCTCCATTTCAAAATTATTTATCGAATTGAAAAGGATAAAATCTATACCACTGACGTATTTAGTACACGTCAAGACCCTGATTCAATATTGAAAAGAAATGTTTAA
- a CDS encoding GAF domain-containing SpoIIE family protein phosphatase, producing MISQKGIIRLSVILGIIFWSLFTIVDLMALFSELNGIAFGFPPFVSNAMLTMFIISLILFYRFNIGQAESVNFVDLLWRVFVSGLIATVVTLCIEFFFTVFASSKVGSNTLVINFLYHVNIGLVIAFLVSTFIVWKRLILYQKSKTLLATWQLYEYALLGTLIFDLFSHDYQDPAFLAVYGILVLIGLYLSFNLKWIAYLNFKQKWRSILFVLLVVIYIWYFFKTLMFFSEKVQLVRDLLDSVFILALITFIIIYCVIALLVILFNLPTTSVFEKKLEEAVNFQRLSQSIPAGESEEKVYEILLDSSVSAVYSEAAWLQISDPSKNVEVTLTHNLDKELIPVITKAVNNSRFKKILNSDFDRNPKSLKISANLKNVNFRSILQFPVTVKGEKIGVLALLKEVNDGFNREMVDIIDTFVNQASISVENFRLLNDAIVNERYKEELKIANRVQNKLLPERLEPCAAYDIHAYSQAADEVGGDYYDVYQLDEERTALIIGDVSGKGTSAAFHMAQMKGVFQSLVQLDLDPKEFLVHANNALSRCLESTSFITVSFFVIDSKKKKVQFARAGHCPSLYYSAEKGTTEYFKNRGLGLGILRNFNFHKYVQVNEFTYQAKDVLVLYTDGITEACNDKKEQFGFDRLQSALTKHADQSPGAIQEGIINDLYEFCGKESLNDDYTLLIVKFN from the coding sequence ATGATTTCACAAAAGGGCATCATTAGATTAAGCGTAATCCTTGGGATTATATTCTGGTCGCTATTCACCATAGTGGACCTGATGGCGCTATTCAGTGAGCTCAACGGCATTGCTTTTGGGTTCCCTCCTTTTGTATCCAATGCGATGCTGACGATGTTCATCATCTCACTCATCTTATTTTATAGGTTCAATATTGGACAGGCAGAGAGTGTCAATTTTGTGGATTTACTCTGGCGGGTTTTTGTATCAGGGTTGATCGCAACCGTAGTCACCCTTTGCATAGAGTTTTTCTTCACAGTATTTGCCTCTAGTAAAGTAGGAAGCAATACGCTAGTCATTAATTTCCTTTACCATGTCAATATTGGGCTGGTCATTGCCTTTCTGGTTTCCACTTTTATCGTTTGGAAAAGGCTGATTCTCTATCAAAAGTCGAAGACATTGCTGGCTACCTGGCAGCTATATGAATATGCCTTACTGGGTACTTTGATTTTCGATCTCTTTTCGCATGATTATCAAGACCCTGCCTTTCTAGCGGTGTATGGTATTCTGGTTTTGATAGGGTTATACCTATCATTCAATTTGAAATGGATCGCTTATCTCAACTTCAAACAAAAGTGGAGAAGTATACTTTTCGTACTTCTGGTGGTGATTTACATCTGGTATTTCTTCAAAACCCTGATGTTCTTCTCAGAGAAAGTACAATTAGTCAGAGACCTGCTTGATAGTGTGTTCATACTGGCGTTGATTACTTTCATAATCATCTATTGTGTTATCGCGCTTTTGGTGATATTGTTCAATTTGCCTACCACCTCTGTGTTCGAGAAGAAACTGGAAGAGGCTGTCAACTTCCAACGATTGAGCCAATCCATCCCTGCCGGAGAAAGCGAAGAAAAAGTCTATGAAATTTTGCTCGATAGTTCGGTGAGTGCCGTGTACTCTGAAGCGGCCTGGCTACAAATTTCAGACCCGAGCAAGAATGTAGAAGTCACGCTGACCCATAATTTGGATAAGGAATTAATCCCGGTTATTACGAAAGCAGTTAACAATAGTCGCTTCAAAAAAATATTGAATTCGGATTTTGATAGAAACCCTAAGTCACTCAAGATCTCAGCCAATCTGAAAAACGTCAACTTCCGATCAATTCTCCAATTTCCGGTGACGGTAAAAGGAGAAAAGATCGGCGTGCTCGCCTTGCTCAAGGAGGTGAATGACGGATTCAATAGAGAAATGGTCGACATCATCGACACCTTTGTGAATCAGGCGAGTATTTCTGTGGAGAACTTCAGACTTCTCAACGATGCCATTGTCAATGAGCGATACAAGGAAGAGCTGAAGATTGCCAACCGTGTACAAAACAAATTGCTCCCCGAAAGACTAGAACCTTGCGCAGCGTATGATATTCATGCTTATTCTCAAGCGGCGGATGAAGTGGGCGGTGACTATTATGATGTGTACCAGCTAGACGAAGAGCGTACCGCCCTAATCATTGGTGATGTGTCTGGGAAAGGAACTTCCGCTGCATTCCATATGGCGCAAATGAAAGGCGTGTTTCAGAGTTTGGTTCAATTGGATCTTGACCCCAAAGAGTTTTTGGTGCATGCCAATAATGCACTAAGCAGATGTTTGGAAAGTACGTCGTTCATCACCGTTTCTTTCTTTGTGATAGATAGCAAAAAGAAGAAAGTTCAATTCGCACGTGCAGGGCATTGTCCTTCCTTATATTACAGTGCAGAAAAGGGAACAACAGAATATTTTAAAAATAGAGGATTGGGATTGGGGATATTGAGAAACTTCAATTTCCATAAATACGTACAGGTAAATGAGTTTACCTATCAGGCCAAGGACGTACTGGTATTGTATACCGACGGAATCACAGAAGCCTGCAACGATAAAAAGGAGCAATTTGGCTTCGATCGACTACAAAGTGCTCTAACCAAGCACGCTGACCAATCACCTGGTGCTATTCAAGAAGGCATAATCAACGATCTATATGAGTTTTGTGGTAAGGAATCATTGAATGATGACTATACCCTTTTAATTGTGAAATTTAACTAG
- a CDS encoding STAS domain-containing protein translates to MIKIDNHINDDPAYYQLSIGGEVDASSSIHLEEGLKNAMVASKKIIVDLAELEYISSAGLGVFMSIIQDLENEGIQFVIYGMAPKVNEVFEILGLNQLITIKKDKEEALEAIK, encoded by the coding sequence ATGATAAAAATAGATAATCATATCAATGACGACCCAGCTTACTATCAACTCTCGATAGGTGGTGAGGTAGATGCTTCATCTTCTATTCATCTAGAAGAAGGACTGAAGAATGCCATGGTGGCTAGTAAGAAGATTATCGTAGATCTGGCAGAGCTGGAATATATCTCTTCGGCTGGTTTGGGCGTATTTATGTCTATCATTCAAGACTTGGAAAACGAAGGAATTCAGTTCGTCATTTACGGTATGGCACCTAAAGTGAATGAAGTGTTTGAAATACTAGGGTTGAATCAATTGATTACAATCAAAAAGGATAAAGAAGAGGCTTTGGAGGCCATCAAATAA
- a CDS encoding ATP-binding protein, with protein sequence MHQFKTNCKRERLKEIRHFVAEVLTDIGLSEIDAHKVILAVDEVCANLIIHSNKCNPSECLELFIEDHGKDGVLFEIIDYGIGFNYNNYKEPNLEEIIRKRKKGGLGIMLVKNIMDTVEFKNEENKNICRMIKKFTKDK encoded by the coding sequence ATGCATCAATTTAAAACCAATTGTAAGCGAGAGCGACTCAAGGAAATCCGGCACTTTGTGGCGGAAGTCTTGACTGATATTGGTTTGTCCGAAATTGATGCCCATAAGGTGATTCTGGCAGTAGATGAAGTCTGCGCCAATCTGATTATCCATTCGAATAAATGCAATCCTTCTGAGTGTTTGGAGTTGTTTATTGAAGACCACGGAAAAGATGGCGTATTGTTTGAAATTATCGATTATGGAATTGGCTTCAATTACAACAATTACAAAGAACCGAATCTGGAAGAAATCATTCGCAAAAGGAAGAAAGGTGGCCTGGGCATTATGCTAGTAAAAAATATAATGGACACCGTAGAGTTCAAAAATGAAGAAAATAAGAATATTTGCAGAATGATTAAAAAGTTTACCAAAGACAAATGA